From one Perca flavescens isolate YP-PL-M2 chromosome 19, PFLA_1.0, whole genome shotgun sequence genomic stretch:
- the LOC114573927 gene encoding uncharacterized protein LOC114573927, with product MRSFSLISALLLCSLSWISVSASESHTVEVQSGGDVTLMCSNISSTQTQTDLFRVINRTKPSCVSSMYKSDSEASYCYGFQNGFDMISNISTVFLKIKRVDLSDSGLYFCGFYIGKHTVIAGATHLKVQGNSESDFGVDSKTEKESEGMTNGMIVILGALTVFLTIVVIVLAVKIRKLQTAEIEEPQPERIKDLASDELNYTALNFQAKPKRSSRPASERELETHVVYAATR from the exons ATGAGGAGCTTCAGCTTAATATCAGCTTTACTTCTCTGCAGCCTCA gCTGGATCTCTGTCTCAGCTTCTGAGTCTCACACTGTGGAGGTCCAGTCTGGTGGAGACGTCACTCTGATGTGCTCCAACATTTCCAGCACTCAAACTCAGACAGACTTGTTCAGAGTAATTAACAGAACCAAGCCCAGCTGCGTCTCCTCTATGTACAAGTCTGATAGCGAAGCCTCGTACTGTTATGGATTTCAAAATGGATTTGACATGATCTCCAACATCTCTACTGTCTTTCTTAAAATCAAGAGAGTGGATTTATCTGACTCTGGACTGTATTTCTGTGGATTTTACATAGGCAAACATACAGTCATCGCCGGTGCAACACATTTAAAAGTTCAAG GTAACAGTGAATCTGATTTCGGAGTGGATTCAAAGACTGAAA AGGAGTCTGAAGGAATGACAAACGGCATGATTGTGATCCTGGGTGCTCTGACTGTTTTCCTCACTATAGTCGTCATTGTTCTGGCTGTTAAAATCAGGAAACTTCAGACAG CTGAGATTGAAGAACCGCAGCCAGAAAGAATCAAG GATCTGGCCTCAGATGAACTGAACTACACAGCTCTAAATTTCCAGGCGAAACCCAAAAGAAGCAGCAGGCCTGCATcagagagagagctggagaCACATGTTGTGTATGCTGCCACCAGATAG